The window TCAATTTCTGATGCTTACGCTTGTTATTTGTTACTAAAATGAAGTCATCGGCGTATGGAagggttatgattttttgaTCATTAAGAACATAACCATgggatttttcaaattgtttgagATACTGTATTATAGTCTTTAGAAGAAGACTTGTGTACAGTCTTGTCCGGAGACTGCAATGTACCGACAACAGTCTTCTAagagttttacttttgtcagACTGTAGGTATTCTGGATTGCAATCTTATTGGAGACAGCTTCTGTATCGTTAGTCTTAGAATTGCTTTTTATTGTCTCTCAGGGTTCCTGTTTTTAATGTGTGTTTTTGTAATCTGTCTGTACTTTCTTGTAGTTTGGTGTTGTGCTTTTTTGGTGTACTGTGTAGCTTTTTTGATTCTATGGACGGTCCTTGTACCTGTctgaaataaagtttaataataataaatggaTCGAACACGAGAGTGAAAAGAACAGGTGAAAATGGATCACCTTGAAACGGTGCCCTTTCTAAATGCAAAGTGGTCAGACTTCCAACCTGGACCTTGAACATAACCAGAAAGTCTACTGTATAATCTATCAACATATTGTACAACAGCTGGCGGGAATCCATTCCTCTCAAGAGTGTGTTTGATTGACTGATGACTAACTGAACCAAATGCATCGGCTAAATCAAAGAATGTTACATGAACTGTTCTCTTTTTATGTCTAGCATCAGCAACAATTTCTGTTAAGCATCGAGAATGTTCAATGCAACCACTGATACCAGGTAGAAAAGCTTTCTGTGTTGTATTGTCAATGAGATTGTTCATTAAAAGGTAGTTTAGTGATCTGTTCGTTAGTATCTGATGATACAATTTACCAATACAAGATGTAAGAGCTATCATTCGAAAGTTAGACGGGTCATGAGAGTCACCACCTTTATAAAGCAACGAAATACGGCATTGAGACCATGATTCTGGTGGATCACCATAATGGAGCTGTTTTGTGAACATAGTTGCTAGAAATCGATGAGTAGTTGGTAGCTTTTTAAGAAGCCCATAAAGAATTCCATCATCACTGGCGCCGATTTAgatttctttgatttcaaaatgtgcTTAATATCTTTTGTCTAACAGACTTAGATCAAATGACGTATTTTGTGTTGTTGGTATCCAGGGGAACCAAGATAGTTGTGTCAAATTAATGACAGCTTCATTAGCATATTTTGATGGATAAAATGCATTAGCCTCCTGTTTTGTAAATGTCGTTTTGTTGGTACAGTTGTCAAATCACCAGCGgtacatttttttgcaaaagcGAAAAAGTTATTTCTATAGAGCTTTTCTTGGTGAATCGTCGACTTATCAATATTATTTGCCCTGTTCTGTTTCTTGAGGTAACTTACGATCTTGACCGCTTCGCGAAAGCTTTTCTGTCTTCTTCCGTGCCATCCGTACCATATGCCTTTCTTCGCAAtgcatttttctttcttttggcTTCAGTCAAAGTCTTTGGTTCATGGCTTCGATATACGAACTCTTTTCATTGTCCACCAGCTCGGTTTGGAAGACAAAAACCCGTCAAGTAACACAGTGAATTGTTCCCCAGCTGTTTTAGGACTCATTTGATTCTGGCAAAGTTCAAAGTGCATTGGGTTTATGACATCTGAGAGCTCTTGGTTATATGTTGACCATTGTTTATACTTAGAAAGGGAATGTCGAATTTCAAAGGTGCGGcacaacaaaacaatgaaacaaagTTACTAGAACAGGTGTCACCGAGCTAGCCATTATGAAAATTCCGATGAGGTGGGCAGGCAATCACGACAATAGAAGATTGAAGCACTCGCTATACCGACAGAATCTGCACGTATTTGCGTATGGGTACAAACCCACCTGTCGTCACAAGAGTTCTTCAAAATTAGTAAAGTGAAAAAGCCAGAGTTATATATTTACATCACCGTGAATTTACAAGTTATTCTTGAAATGACTTCGGAATTTTACTAGACGGCGTGTATATTTTGACGAATATAATTTTGAAGATATGTTCACTTCCGATATGACCACTCTTCGTAGTTGTTATGTACTGTCCGCTGTATCCGCCTGATTCCgtacataaaatatgacaatactTCCACAAAGCAAATATTTGCATCGATAAGCTATTTAACTGACGTCTGTAATTTGAGTAGTTACAGTCCGAAGTATCTTAAAATACACTGGCAGgtaattatttatttgtgaCTGACAAAACAACGAGTTATTGTCGTACGAATGGCTTTCCTGTTGCTAACCGCTCTTATCGGCAACCTGTAAACCAGTGGATAAAGTACGAGTATTTGACCTAAATTACAGTGCCAGTACGGTCGAGAACAATGCTGTGATGTCATTCGTCCTCATTTGTTTGGTACAATGGTCACAGCTGAGAAGCAGTCTATGAGATTACCTCCGTTGACCTCGTCTTCACAGTGCATGTGAAAAGAATAAGCTGAAAAGATGGTagctgaatattttgaaaaaaagggtCATAGTGCCTCCTTCTCCGACTTTTGCGAAGCAGAAGACCTCATATGACGATGAAAAGGAGACAAAGGAGTCTcaacatgtaaaaaaattatgggATTGAAGCATTTTTGTCATCAGTGTCAACACATCActcaaaactgaaatatttaagtCATTTATTGTTTTCTCTATTCGTGAAAAGCGTGTGCACCAGAATTGCAACACCCGGGTCTTCGTTTTTAATATGGTCAGTTAAATGGGTAACAAGACTGTTTCATTTGCTAATTTAGACATATCGACTACATTTCAATGTGCGCTGCCAATGTTTTTGAATGCATCTTAGCGTCACTGTTGCCCTTCTAGCTGGAAATGCAAAAACTGTGGAATCTAATATACAGTGCGCTTATCAACAATTCAGGGAAAATTGCAATCTGAATTCCGATAAGCTTCTTCCACGATCTAACGGTTTCTCCCCAAAAGTGAAAACAAAGAGAAAAGACTACTTTGATCATATATTGAAAGTGCACAATGATTGTGAAAATTATCCTGCATACGTAGAATTATAAATAATCTTTAAAACAAAGAGTTAATATATGTAAGTCGTACATATCTTTTTTCGCTAAAACGTCACATCAACCAAAAGCTGTAATATTGACCACTTCAAAAACAACCCTAAATGCACTGAGTTACGCATGTTACGCTGTGTCCTTTCAAGTGCACTAAATGCCTATTGATTTGACTTGTGGTAATTCAACAGGCATAAAATGTTTTACTGTACATAAAAATAGCATGATCATTACTTTATATTCCTCCTCCTAAATCGTCTGATTAAGAAGCAGCATCATACGATGAAGTTTAACTCATACAAGTAGTGTTACGACTGTAACAATAGCATACATGCGAATTCCGCTTTACTTCATAAACACTCCTATCCAAAAGGGTTAAAAGATAAGGAAAATATCTTTATCCAAAAAACATATCATTGGTAAAGGACAATATGAATCAATCCAATAGAGTATTAAAATCCGGAAACATGAAGTCACAGTTGAAAAAGAATCGAAATGTCTGTTTATATCTACGTAGCTTACTTACTTTGCTTGTCATACTTTAAATTGTCCCCATAAACGTCAATGATTGTGTATTTACTTTAATATAGATTATACTTGAAAAACAAAGCTTTACTTACATCGAATAATGCTACGCTAAATAAGTAACTTTATTTTTTGCACGGGATTTGACTTTGTCACTGTTGTTATCTCTGTCATATTTTGTACTACCCTATTTagtacatttttttattaactAAGGCCCTCCTCCCACTTCTAATCAAGATCACGACACGAAAATAGTGAAACGTATTGAATCATTTTATGCAGGGCAAATGTTGATTTTCACGAAGGGCggtattggatttttgaaaaacagaatCCCGCAATGCAACTTTAGTACGGGACCATGCGGTAAATTACAATTTGCAGTGGTCATTGATAGCACACACAATGACAACAAATCGATATACAGTAAAAGACAGCTATAAATGATGATTCATGTTACTCTACAGGTGTATACTGCAAAACAGGCAAAGTCCAAGGTCTTAAAACCTGTCTTCCTTGACAGTTGGTTCAATTTATATTATAGCTCTTAAATTACTCAATGACTAGCTAACCTATACATCAAAcgaaattatattaccatgccctgcccgtcgcattttgattggtcgaactgaaccacgtgactgaccacaaatacacagtaatggtttgtttacatgcccgtgaatatgaataataagattaacaactcaaagtatcgtaatttTATAgccaaacgtaaatcataatcaatcacaaaataaaatggagcacttgtaggtcaagttgagatacattttctgaaaacatttccggatttgccaattttttatagcgcgcgtgacagtgcgtcgcgtattgctcagtttctggggcccagttgtcgttcgctcctgaaattttcgcaaattttgacggttttcttgggttcgctgataatataatggaaataacagactccgctctgaccattaacgtttatttgtgggcgcgggctccaggaaagccaaattaacgggctcggcaagcctcgcccgttaatttttggctttcctctcgcccttgcccacaaataaacgttaatggtcagcgcgtcgcccgttatttccaTAATATTCAACCTTAATCACCATATTTGAACTCACGGTCAAAATACAATGATGTAATTTGTCTTCTTGTGAATAAAGAAGACAACGATGTGGAACAACAAAAAGTGATCTTAACaatttaaagatccattagttgtaactttggtcattttttttattttgtttgttctgtgtatgcatctgcagtttctggtttgaatccctgaaccattgagaaattcctaatatttagctcataaatataccctatatgagtttAATCTGCATTggtattgaaattttgtattcaggtccggactagaatacatttatcaactataaaaataacaataacaatggtcatttcacatatacaggctgtgttcgcaagcaggacaccgggcattggtcattaTGATCGGATAATAGTAAacttctgtagttgatacattgaaacagagtagtgaaaaattagtcaaaagttacagctaatgtccctttaaattggTACCCTTGGACCATATTTACCCACAACAACAATTTTGGGTTCCCTGTGTTACTGTTTGTGGGCAGAGAAGCCATTCTTACATTCGTTAAATGTTGTCATAACAATGGCCTGCAAGTGTCTTGTCGTTCAAGTCATTGTTATGTATCATATTGTGACGAAACAAAACTTCTTTGTTGAATAGTATGAATTCATACCTAAGGGACCCAGGAAATCACTTATACCGTCGAACTAGAAACGCCCAGCAAAATAACCATATGTGAGGGCATATGTGGAGTATTGAAGTCGAAAACAAGTTTCCAAATTTACAGTGATaactaaacaaaaaaaaatatcacaaatttctaaaattagaTTCAAATggacaaaaaatgtaacaaatatcaaagagtggatttcaaaaaaagaaagacCCCTACCCAAAATAGTATTCTGAACGTTGCTCATATGTATGAAAATCCGATTTGGATCAGGTATACATGTAGTAAGATTCGATTAACCTATTCAGGGTATATTATGGTCGAGGACAACAACAGAGCAGCTAACTACATGTTGATAGAATTTCCTATGAAAGCATAAAGACTCAAATTTGTGAGCCTGCTAATTTCACTCTTTCACAACTATGAGTTAGTCCTATCGTATCTTTTACACAGGAAAGTTTGACCTTCACCACGGGAAATGGGATGAAATGGGTTTTTAGTCCATTTATACAATCCCTATTCTCCCAGCTGGTATGCAAAGGGCGAGTACACGctagggtgggggggggggttgtgaCTGAGACATTTAAAGGTCAGAATCGTATGAATCATCATCGCTTATTTCTGCAAGATATGTCCTTCCTTTTCCTCGGTCCGGAGATTCCCATCTTTCCCTTGGAGCTCGGAAGTCTGCATCCTCCAATCCAGCACTCCTCCTCATCTCATCCTGATGTCTAGCAGTGGGTGGTCTCTGTCCTTTAAATATCTTCAGGATCTCTTCAGTGCTTTCATGATCAATATTCACCAGTCTGATTTCCTTCAATATTCCATTCGACGTCTGACTGCTACAAAATTCTGTCACCGCATCAAACAAGGCCTGCGCACAGACCGGCTTCGGAACGCCAAAGATTCCCGAACTCACTGTTGGGATCGCAATTGAACGGACTTTAAGATCTCTGTCGGCACAGCTGAGACAGTTTTGGAACGTCTCTTTCAGCAGACTGATACAGTAGCTCTTGTCTTTAAAACGATACCACCTTGGACCAACTGCATGTATGACATGTTTACATGGCAGGGTATACGCTCTAGAGGGGACAATTTCAGATGCTGCGAGTGGCTGGTAGTTTCGACGGTACAGGATATCTTTACACTCACTCTGTAGTTGATAGCCGGCGGCATCAGAGATAGCAGCAGCCAGTCCTCCGATGTGATCGAGGTCTTCGTTTGCTGCATTAACGATCACATCAGTGTTTTCATGAGTGATGTCACCTCGGTAGACTTGAATGGaaatatcattcaaggtaaactgaCATCGATCATTGTATTCCATACCTCTTTCTCGGCGATAGCCACTTGAGAGATTATTATTATATGTCGGGCTAGTCGGGTCTCGTCTTGCATGACGTCTCCCTCTCGGGACGTTTGGCTCATTGCTTGGGTTTTCGGTCGATGCTTTATCATCAAAGTCGAACTTACGGCCCATTTCATTTGCATTGTCATTATCCTCTCGATCTAGAAGGCCGAGTGCACGTCTTAGTGttgattttgcattttcaatgtcTCGTTCCTTTCCATAGAACAccatttcattactttgcatCTTTACGTAAACCTTTGGATGTTTCATTACAACTTCAGCTCCTGCCTTTGTCAACTCCGATTCAGAAGCAGCAACGTTCATTTTTCTCTGGCATAAGTCAACAACGCTATCTTGATACAACTTTGTAATCGCGGACTGTGCTTTCTCGAGATTATCTTTCGAGTGGGCGCTGGGATCATTTGGATAGAGCCTAACAAGGGATTCCTTATCATGTGGTTTTTGTGAGACTTTAATGCGGTGAGTGCTTTTGATTTCAGAAAACTGATGGTTATGAACATGTTTTACGAATGCAAATATATCTGGATTAACCCGTAGAACATATGAACTCTCATCTGAGTCATCAGTCTTCTCATCTTCACGCACACCTGGTTCAATCAACCCACACCTAGTCGCTGCTTCGTCTTGCTTTTGACTTTCTCTGTCGCAAGGAATTTGAATGCCTAACTTCATTTTCTCTGGATTTCCGTCTGTGCTTTTAGCTTGCGGATTTAACTGACTTGTATTCCACGCCTGTGATGTCAATGTTTCTGGAACATCGTGACTACTGGGCGTAAATTTTTCATCAGGTGGATATTTAAGTTGAACATCTTTTCCAGTGTGTTCAGCTTTATCCTTGCTCTGGCCAGCGGATCTACGAGATTGCTTGCCCTcgtcttcaattttatcatcgATGTACTTCTCAAAGAACCTCtgaacattttgaaactgaTAATATCCCCCCTCTACAATGAATGCTTTCCcttcttttgtgttttctgtgtGTGAGGTTATACCAGTTTTAGCTGATAAATTCTCGAAAAATTCTTCTTGCTCTCCGATTAAGTCTAGCATCTCCGCAGATATCACCGCACGGACATTACTAAATGGCTGCAAAAGAAACAACAGACAAATATGTGGCAAATGAACTTAACATATCATTTATTTACGTTGTATATATAGAGAGACTGAATGTTGAACTTGcgccaagtctgtgggcatataaatatagtcaattgaaggaataaacttcagccgACTTTCGCGTTAGTGTtgaggtgatcgcgaaattgaagcatTACACTCTAGCAGGCTGTCCCGTAGGGcttagggtgaacgcgatggcctacAGTTAGGCCCAGGCAGTAATTGCCACCCAGAAAAAAAACAGGTTAGgcgactggggccagtctaACTGAATGTGTATAATTGAGATGTCCATACAATTTCTAAACAAAATGTCAGCCTCAGCCTGCTCTTTCTTTTGAGTTTGAGAACTGCGTGTTTAACTATTTGTGCTCTATTCCTTTTCAATTGTTATGAATATTCTAGTACTGTTCCAGGTTTATCTGCATCTACTCAGCTTACCTCTGGAGGTTTAAGTTGGACCTTCACCTCACTTTCGAAAAGAcgatgttttcttttcaacacTGTATCTATaactggagagagagagagagagagagagagagattttataTACACTGTCACAAGTTACACTACTAAAAATAGTACATTGCTTCTATCGCGGTAGGTGAATTCATGCACGATTTGTGGAAACGATTGTAACGCCATTGTAACGCCACCATGACCACTATTGCAATAGCAAAGTCAAGCAACAGCTGATCATGTTGGACGCTACGATTTAAATGTATACGTGACTGCAAATCATTgaatcaaaaaatgaaaatgtaaatacatgtTTTGCTCCGTTAAATAAatgattaatatgtaaatgcTATAATGCAACATCGGCACCAGATTATTGTATATACCTGCTTTATCGTTAAAAAACACCATAGCTGCATCTTTTCTTTTGGATGACAGTGGAAACAAGACTAAATCAACATCACCACCTCCATTTGACTTCTTTTGAAAGTAGATGGTGATCTGATCCTTCATTCTGTCGACATTGCCACCTTCACGTCGTGGAATACCGGTGACGAGAACGCTACGGGACGCCATGTCTAGAGTCCAAGCAGTACTGCGATGGCACTTAAATTCTCTGTGACAAAGGAAGACGTAAactgttttcatgttttaataacAACAAGAATGGAAACCTGTCTATATGTTACCGTCACGGTGAAAAGACAACCGATGTCCCATTAACCTTGATAGAACGTGTATGGAGAAGAAGCATCCATTATTGCTCATTTACTGCGTGTGCATGAGTACAATTATACCCTTAAATTGTGAGGCTGCTATTGAACAGTTTCATTTCCTGTGACTGTATAAATAATACGAGAGTGCCGGAGCAGTACCGGGACAGCACATTAATGTGCAATGCTGTAACTCTATTTTCGAGGGTCTGTTCTAAGTGTGAATTTAGCACAAATTCTGAACGTCATTCAGCATTCATGAGCAGTTTGGTACTTCTGtatatatacaataatgacagaaatttgatgtttttattttaagaACAACAACtgcaataacaacaacaacaacaacaacaattatgataataataatgataataatcgAGATGAAAAATTAAACTTAATTTTGACAGTACGTACACTGGTATTACCAACAATTCAACGCAAACGGTTCAACGCCAACCGCTGTAATATCTGCTtcataagtttcatgcatcttcaTATGGACAAgttttttcaatattcaatatttcaatattgtacTTCTTAATCCACACCgaagaaaatttttcacttttctgGTAAAGAGATGTTACTAGGGAGATGCTCATAGAGTTATACCATGGGGCCAAAAGGCAGTatactaaaactgtaaaaaaaaaaccaagtaAGGGAGGAGAAGGTCATTAGTGGAGATTACATTTCAGAGCTTTCTAGTATTAGTCGCTTTTTGCAAGGTCCTTTCTACAGTCAAGTCCGTGTGATTATGtcgagattttaaaaacaaagttGCTTAATATTTAATGGCATCATTTGCATCCATTTGTATGTCAAGAGGGCGTCTTTTTTCCTCCTCTATATAACTACAGTCActaagagggactgtgatagacGCTGGAGCGCCTGGGTGGTGGGATCCattattgtaacaaagtaaATATGAATTAAAGGGActaagtcggccatttttcatgaattttgtttaatgcGAGATACTTCTATattgtttgaaatgttgaaagatactgaataaatgggtgaccatgcatatattcgatcccGTTTTAGACATTAAATGAAacaatcgcgaaaatgaattaattaaattgtcatgACCATTAAGATTTtggcgatggtttcatttaatttgtctaaaaccggggtcgattACATGCATAGTCACCCATTCATCCAGTATCTTTCAGCATGTCAAACAagataagtagtatctcgtatcaaacaaaattcattaaaatggccgactttatcCCTTTATAGAGATTGTAGTAGCACACTGTCCAACTTCAGTATTTCTTGTCGATTACATGAAGTACAGAGGACCCAgtaatctggttgttgttgtttgcattgttgtttatgtttttattagtcttgttgttgttgttgttgttgttgttgaccaatacaatgcaacgaacataactatagtgatgttgtttcaaacgtaatgtaagCCTActatacaaacaacaacaaccagattacTGGGTCCCGTGTGATTGAAGTtccttttacacatattttacgatcaaaaactgacaaaaacaaCATCAGATTTCCTCAACTGGTTCGACACCTGAGCTCATGGGTGTGTTTATGAGTCATCATGCGgttaaaaatggctacataATATCGAAGTCGTTTGGGAAGGATTCTTTCGGTGTCATCGACATATAAAACGAACGGTAAACCTGGATCACTCACCTTTTGTATTGTACTGGTCTACCAGTAATCGCCGCGCCTTCAGTCACAGTGCAGGACGAAGACAACCAACCGATCAACCATTACGCAGAACTTCTGTCGTTCAAAGTCCtatttgtttactttattttcaaaatggccgatgTTGAGTTTCAGACGGCAACCTATGTTTTCTTTCGTCGGAAACTGGAGCTTGCTATTGTACATTATCATCGGTGGATTTCCCCGCAAGTGAGGACGCCTATTGATGACTGATGACGTTCATATAAAGTGTGAGCCAATCAGAACTTGCGATATCACGGGGAATCCCCGAAGAGGAACTTGTGGACGAAGCAGCAGTGCGCGCACAGCGGCATCGCAGCCTTTTTGGTCAGACTATGGCCGAAACTTCGCAGGGTTTGCTGGTAAGAGGCGTTCCCTTAAACGTCGACGAGTGCACTGCAACCGACAGACTTCAGATTCACTTCCAACGGACGGTCATCTCAGGCCCTGATGGTGAAGTAAACTCGGTTTATTCGCACGCAGGATCTGCGACAGAGCGTGCCTTCGTCGTTGTGTTCAAAAACGGTAAAGGTACGTACACAGAGAACTTCGGTGGAAGTAGCTATCCCGG of the Ptychodera flava strain L36383 chromosome 20, AS_Pfla_20210202, whole genome shotgun sequence genome contains:
- the LOC139120346 gene encoding uncharacterized protein gives rise to the protein MASRSVLVTGIPRREGGNVDRMKDQITIYFQKKSNGGGDVDLVLFPLSSKRKDAAMVFFNDKAVIDTVLKRKHRLFESEVKVQLKPPEPFSNVRAVISAEMLDLIGEQEEFFENLSAKTGITSHTENTKEGKAFIVEGGYYQFQNVQRFFEKYIDDKIEDEGKQSRRSAGQSKDKAEHTGKDVQLKYPPDEKFTPSSHDVPETLTSQAWNTSQLNPQAKSTDGNPEKMKLGIQIPCDRESQKQDEAATRCGLIEPGVREDEKTDDSDESSYVLRVNPDIFAFVKHVHNHQFSEIKSTHRIKVSQKPHDKESLVRLYPNDPSAHSKDNLEKAQSAITKLYQDSVVDLCQRKMNVAASESELTKAGAEVVMKHPKVYVKMQSNEMVFYGKERDIENAKSTLRRALGLLDREDNDNANEMGRKFDFDDKASTENPSNEPNVPRGRRHARRDPTSPTYNNNLSSGYRRERGMEYNDRCQFTLNDISIQVYRGDITHENTDVIVNAANEDLDHIGGLAAAISDAAGYQLQSECKDILYRRNYQPLAASEIVPSRAYTLPCKHVIHAVGPRWYRFKDKSYCISLLKETFQNCLSCADRDLKVRSIAIPTVSSGIFGVPKPVCAQALFDAVTEFCSSQTSNGILKEIRLVNIDHESTEEILKIFKGQRPPTARHQDEMRRSAGLEDADFRAPRERWESPDRGKGRTYLAEISDDDSYDSDL